The Aedes albopictus strain Foshan chromosome 2, AalbF5, whole genome shotgun sequence region TCAGCACATTGCCCAGTTCCTTTCGCATTTCCTCCACTGTTCGATAAGTAAGAATACCTATATCATCAGAATCATAGACAGACGATTAGCATTAGAAAGCAGCACTAACACAGGGGTCGTTCGGCCGAGGTCAGTGCGCGCACGTCATCCAGATGGTACTTCGGGACGGCCAACAGGTGTTGCTCTGCCGCCGGACGGATGTCCTTGAAGATGCAGATGCGCTCGTTTTGGTACACTATCGAGGCGTTCGGGTCCTGACCGGTGACGATTTTGCAAAAGATGCATCGTTCTAGCACGGTACGGGTTGGTGATGATGTCATTATCTGGAGTGAGTTTGCTGTTTCTAGTCTATTTGATAAGGGTGTTGAAGGCAGTAGTTTGAAGAAGGAACAACTTGCTATGCGTTGATTAAAAACTAGATCACAGGTGATTTCACAGATTGCAACTACTGACGTTGATTGTTTTGAACTTTGAACAGTTATTTATATGGTTTTTAAATAAAACTGCATGATGCGTCTCTGTAATGTATTAGGCAACTTGTAAAAAACTTGTATCCAACAAAATGTGCAATTCGTTTTGACCCATTCAAAACCATTTGTAAGTAAGCCCACTTCACTTAGAACTACTGCATAAATCCATAAGGGCTTCGGGTGAATGAATACTGGGGCAATAGGTACAATCAGACTATTGTTCAACCTATGGTTTCATAGAAATACGAAGGTTTTTTAATAGTGTTATCGCATAACACCTTCTTCCAGAGTTGATTGTGATAGCTGATAActagaagttcctctaataaTCCCAAGAATTCGTATAGACGTATAGATTATTGCAGATGACCCCTCGATTGGTACGTTTTAGGAGCTCGATCAAATGATTTCTTGGTAAGGTTAGTGAGTTAAAAAGTTAACGAGATCTGGTTGGATAGTGTAACAACGAAAGCCTGTGCCTATCAATAATCTACGAAGAAGCTGGTATCAGAGGGCCGGCTCCAGAGACATAGAGAGGCTGACAGAAAGAATACTGTACTATAATTTCAGCAACCTTGGTTCATTATGCCATCCAGTCCATATCAGGGTGGCATCTGGAAGGCGGCCATGAAGAATGCAAAGCAGCTTTTGAGGCCGGCCCTTGGAAACGAAACTATAGAAAGTACCCCGGAACCGTTGGAAAATATTGGTtgcatttctacagaaatacctgtaagaattccttagTCGAATTCATGGTCGTTATGTTCAATACAGGCATTACAAGCGAGCACTACGACAACGTGGTTGGCATTAGTTCAAGCTCGAAGAAAGTTTTGTAAATTCACAAAACGGTAAAATTAAATACCAGTCACATCTTGCATGCAAGTCAGTTCGCATCGAAATAGGGTTCTCAATTGCCTTTCCTTATCTCACAAATTAGAGCTGTCATTGAATTGCATTACCTGTGAATATGTCTATGTGAATATGCCAAGTGACATGTCTGTGAATCCATAACAAGCAGAattattgttgaagaaatttatagtGTTTTCCTAGTGAGTTAACAATAAGAATTATTATTGAAATCTTAGATTTCTTTCAAGTCTAGTAAGCTTCGTCCATAACACTAGCGACCAGATCGCAGAAGTAGAACGTACCTAGGCTAGTACTGCAACCAGGCTCATCTTTGACTAGTGCCAACCAAACCCAGTGTTATTATGGGTAATTACGGATAATTAACAGCAATTGTCTCTGCAGAATGAAACGTAACAGGAAATAGGAATCAAAAACGGTGCCGCCTATTTAAATTGAATCCAGTGAAACCCTTTCGGAACTATGTCGGATATCAAACTAGATATGGTCAGTATAATAATCGCTTGGGTCGTTCCGAAGAATGATATGCTTGATTGATAATGCATCGTCTAATTTTCCAGCCAGCAGAAGATGACATGGCCACTCGGGTATTTTGGGAGATCCTCTCTCCCTTGGGATACATTCCCCAACCGGTGAAGGAGGCCCTGCGAACCACGGGTTTCGACAACCTTCTGTCGCTGTCGGCGATGCGAGAATCCGATCTGGACGAAATCACCGCTCAGCATAAACTACCCATGGGCCATCGCAGGCTGATAAGGGTCCTTTCGGAACGGATCAACCAATTGGGAATCGATGACCTGACAGCGAAGCTGCTGCGGAAGCTGGACCGCCAGGCAACTACCATTGTCAAGGTGTCCAAGCCAACACCTCCGAACCCAACGAGCAGTGACTCTCGGGATGAACCACCACTCTCGCGGCCTGTCCCATCACCGGAAACCCTAGTCGAAATGTATCGCACCAAGCTGCAGCAAAATATTCTTTCGTGGTTGACCACCCACGGTGAAGTCGGCACGAAGGAAATCGAACTCCAGGACATCAACATCAACGTGTCCATGCAAGAGGGCAAGCTGCAGGGATCGGTCATCTGTCCCTTCTGCCGAATGGAAATCAAAATTTACATCCGAGCTCCGGACGCGGACAGCAGTGGTGCCATTGCCAATTCGAACTACATCAAACATTACAACCGGATGCACCGGAAGGTCCCACTGCCCCCGAAATCGCCGGCGGCGGGCAGCTGGAACTCATCGTTTGGAACACCTCCACCGGGAACCATGATGTCCTTGGAGCAACACCAGCAAGCGTTGGCCCACTTGCACGCCGAACAGCAAGCAGCGGCTTATGCGGCCGTAACGGCTGCGGCCAGTGGCGGTGCTGGCGGTTCTGCCAGTGGCAGTATACCAAATGGAGGACAAATACCCAATCCGGCAGCCGTTTACGAGCTGCTGTTCAAACAGGAGTCCAACAGTTGGGACGACTAGAAACTGCTGCTGAGTAGAACTGAAAGATAGGATAGGAACATCATCTTCGTAGAAATACAGTAATGGATAGACAGGACGTGCATTCGTTAGGAGGTCTCGGGAGAATAGCTGCACGGCAATCTATAGGTTATAAGTTTAGGTCACCTCGCCAACTAGCATCCATACGAATTTGGAAAAAtccatttaaaaatttattctatATATCGAGATTCAAATGTGTAAGTTTGATAGCCCTAAGTATATTTTGTGATTTATATTCGTACGCTAATTTGACAAAATCATCCTATTTCTGCAGACCGAATTTATTTCTAACGCTTCTTTTAAAACATAACGTTAGGTGTTTCTACATAAAAGTGACTGTGAATGACATATAATTTGATGAGTTTACATTTTGCTGAACACCACAAAATATGTAACAATAGAAATACAGAAATATAAAATACCTATAATGTCGAGAATGTCTTTTGTCGCAATCATACTAAACAGAAGAGAAATTCATGTTTGAGTTTCAGACTTAATCGCTAAACTATGTTTTGCTCCCCTATATGAGTAATCTACTTTAATTATTGCCATTTTGTAATGATAGCGAGTAATCAATCGCTTAACATTTCAGTGGGAACCAACATTATTTGGCACTTCAGATTTCTCGACTAGAACGAGAAAACTTTCCATTTGATTTACGCGTCGAGATTTCTCACCACGTTATGCAAGCTGCATCACGTCATTCCACTCGTAGAATAAGCACAATTATAACTTGCTTCACGAGAGCTGAATAGCGCTgaagggctacggctttggctcctcgtgttttcgctctctCTATCGCGGTTATCATCTGAGATCCATTGTTTTGTTCGGCTGAGTAGTTcccccaaattattctcgccggtggcgatgaaggcgttcttaatggcgctccattgatcttctacgtttccaccttctgggatattcgcagcacggttctctagctcctcgacgaaggacctttttacCGCAGCGTCTGCCAGTCGACGTGTGTTGATCCgatgcccgattttctcctcctgtcgatagatcctagcaatgcgcagtcggatctcgccaattaggagatgatggtcagacGCAATGTCGACGCAACGTTTGTTCCACACCCACACATCAAAAAGGCTccatctccattttcggctgatgcagatgtgatcgatttgattttccgtgacgccatcacgggaaactcatgtcactttgtgcactggtcgatgaggaaacagCGATCCCCCAATCTCCATGTTATTGTTGCAAACAGCTATCCGTTTtcactcatttctccgagaccatggcgtcccatgacatgCTCattgtccgagttgtcggaaccaaccttcgcgttgaattgGTAAAgattcgaacccgtgttctgaatctggctacaattatcctctcaacaataggttcccacttcatgagcgcagcgtgggcgtgagcgctgagcaggaaaccaactccaccacggtggcgaggagcgtgttcacctcgtaggccagagtatagggtgcgggcaccggttttggccagtctaagggaaatcatttttataaaaataaccaataatccaatgaaaactaccaatgtgttaaatgaaaggtttcaatctatactttattagaaaaatgcagaaatcaagctaatacttgatttttgtattaaaagtgccaCTGGCcataatagaagcattgccgcagttttggccatattctcagctttggtttctattttggccaatcacgtgtatttcttatgggagtggccaaattagaagcaccctggccaaaatagatatatgggagctgattttttcaggaaaattatttttttcttccagtttttaatcaaaatgtatggttttcacagctgtaatcatcatattatattagaatctactagtaaaaaataaatttatgccgatttagatcgtaacaggctgaataccgcactatggccaaaactccggactggccaaaactgaagcttctaccctagcagaatttgacccgacgccaaccaGTGATCTCCAAAGTTCGGTTAacagacttcgctcagtcctaggatctcaagctttatACGGCATACCTcaatggctagttgtgccagtttaccctgctgggctagggttaatacattccaagttccaattcttatccgttgtttcgcgctaaatgtCGTTGCCGTTGAACCAGTTAACAATctatcattttcggtttctgtaacgtttttttttttgggttcggaaacagtaggttgttggcctaaggtcctggTGAGGCTgccctgccaccttaggtatagcttccggtggaggtgcatttcatactcagccgctggatgccagaacagacgctgtttaagccgcacctccttggtgaacagacgctcgagacgtatctcctcaatctagctgaagtcagaaggacaacagtgcccaggctactctaccagctaagcacacaacttttagctggcggtctttgtcatcgcttgacacgTGGAAGCATaagataggaacttgtgaggaccagagctatgttggacgctctccttttcgactcaccatcTTGCAGTTCTATTATGAACGGTTTAAAAAATTCCAAGCGAAATTTTTGTTACGGAGTTCTAGAAAAATGCAGAGAAAGCATTTCTGTTAATTGCTTCGAGAAGCTCGGAACTCTTAGAAGGAGAAAAGAGAAGCTAAATGGAAtagttctggtgaaatccttggggcAATTATTCTAGCATTatctaaaaaaatagtttttttttgtagagtgaccaggtggagctgcaggacagctgatagcaaagcctggaccctttcccaacgttccccctactaggaccaattctctcgatggactagacgatgtcgtcaacttgagcaaagtgtgtagtaattagtattgagtcatagtagtttttaaaaatactgtgttttaactattcccattgcactagtgttttgaccgaatggaagctccaaagatgatttgataattgaacaatatttcaataatcgaaaattcaGAGAAAAGAAggctgtctatgttaacgccttcaatgAAAAGTACTTTGAAAAGTACTGAGAATTATTACAAAGAAGAGCAAAGAAATGTGTCATAGCTAAttattaaagatttgatatttctaaaaaatatttggagacagctaccagagttagcgtttttagccgatatgggtaACTAATTGTTCTGACAGCTTCCCTAAACAATAATCAAATAATATCCTAAGTTATTTTATAATATATTCTGAGAATTATTTCAAGCtcattaccaatagtgtcaataaccggtGTTGGTCATTAACAGCACCAGCATCacccccaaataactctcatattagtatTAGATAAcaatttttgagcttccattcgatgttgaaAAGGAATCAGTCAAACCCTTCATGTCAAAATGTAGtctataatgtgtcaaattgtgttattaatttcgctagtcgacttctgcatatctgtgatcatctcagtccgaaGAATTATTATATCCAccgtaaccctttacattgtcaaccgtcctaagtcctaaagaaacaagtaactaaattcctgctttttttttggtcagtgttataataccgtctaagatataaaaacaaaaaaaagttcagtcagctgatttttgtgtcaaaaataaaaatgataaagattatttgtcaacttttatatatataCACTTGTAGGTAGGTAAAAATAAGAAACACAAATATAAAATCATTTCAACAATCACAGTTTTATcattacctaatcagtccataattgtCTAATGCTAATAAATTTAGTTGTTAAGATaacctaatctgtaaggctgtaagtctacttatcctagcgtcccctgtcttGTGTACTTTCgtattaaaatgatgaatgatgagtgtaacgcataGACCTctcctacccactcttgcgttacgttaaatttaacaattattgtcaaatttgagaaaattcaaagaatgcacaGATTAGGTCTGTGCAAGCTTAATTATAACTTGTCTGTggcttgtgataaatgcacaacggatactcctttggttcccattagcacttacggccgattccttcacttaccctcaactcgtaaaccagataccTACATCTAGCTCAAAGTTcaagcggtggtgaataaactggcgctaaagtgctaatgggttaagccctcccatcgcgtcaagattgaatatccagggggagggattatctaaaaaaaatagtttattattattactatccCAATGATATTAAAAACttaaaacttttgataaaaattctGCCAAATCACAAACAGAAATAACATTACGAGTCACTTGCTACTTAAAATTATGTCAAATGTTAAAAAAAGTCAGTTAACCTTCTCTTTAAGTACGTTCCTTGTCATATGGAAGTCGAAGACTGATGCCACATGGTTGAGAGTTCTCTGCAAATCTAGCAAAGCACTTCTTTTCCGGTAATTGCTACGCGACAAAGAGGAAGCCACGGTCAGAGGTCTACAAACATTTCTTCGAGGTTACAAGTCAAGTCAATCAACTGACACCGAGTTTCGTAACTCGAAAGGCGAAGCAGGTTCCTCCAAGGTAGCCTTCGGAACGCGTACCTAATTgcaactccgtgattgaccagaacagcttaccattctcaatgtgcacagcacctccgagaattcctgtgtTGTACTGTACTGCCCATGATCGTCTAACTGTCCCATAtggataggaaacccagcaaaggaagctctcagttaataactgagaaaGTGCTCATTAAACACCACACCGCTGAGAAGCATTCGATCTGAGAGATATTCGATCAGAAGGACGTCATCATCACCAAACCATTATTTCCAATGCCTCTATCTGTAATGGTGAAAACATTTATTCGTCTATATTTCGGCATACAAAACACCACGGACTTTGAGTTGCTTTACTTCGTGGACTAACATTACCAATATATGTATTAGTTTACTATCGATTGTTGGTGAACATTATTTGCAATTGTAACTTTGTGTAATGTGTGTATGTTTTTGCTATCGCTTTCCTTTTTCAATTATCTAGTTATATAAATGTAATAAATAATATAGTTAATTACAAACAAACTATGAATGTATCATATTTAGCTTATAGAATAAGCAGGAATTGCTAAAGACTTTGTAGAGTATACCATAGGTTTTGATTGGCATGACTTGAAAATGCTAAATATGTGTTTTTGTTAAAATCAGCCAAATCATCATGAATGGATAGAGATAATTACATAATACAGAATGTAACAATATATAGCAGAGTCTTTAAAAACTTACCCCGTCCGTCCGATGGTCAGGGTCAAGAAGATGGCTAATGCTGCTGGGCGGAAGTAGGATCAGCGAAGCAGAACAATTGAGAGATCAATACGAACACCGTTCGACGACACTACAGGCCGATGCGCGGAGGAGCGCTCAATTTCAGTGCACTGGATTCGATTCCGTGCCCACTGGGTACCATGACCGGCCCCAGATCGACGCGACACTCGGAGGTACTAACCGGTTCCCGTTCGCTGATCACCACGTCGCATCTGGGGCATCTCATTTTGGTTAAACTCTTCGCTTCGTCCGTCGAAGGAGAATCCGCTCCCTTAACGGTGCAGTAACGGTTGGCGCAATCTTTATGCAGCGCATGCCCACAATTACCGAAAACTACAATGGCATCTTTGGTGCCGTTGTACAGCTTACAGCGGCAGATGGTGCATTTGATGGTTTTCACACAAAGACCTCTCCTCGCGAAACGGCGTTCTCGGGCAAGAATCGCATGCAGGTCCCTGCCCAGGATTTGCGACGTCGTTTCCAGCAGCACCGTTTCGTAGGCCGAATTGGACAGCATTCCAATGAGAACGTGCTTAATGTCACCGAAGTTGCCGGTTTTTGTTCCGGAGGTCAACACCAGTTGGACCAGTTTGGCCAGATCGACGAATTCGCTCGCCGAATGGagaatattttttgttatttgagtTAGATCGGCTCGGGACAGGACGATTTTGAGCAGCGAAAACCAAAGCTCTTGTCGGTCTGCTTCTGAGAGAACGCCGGAAGCCCGTGAACACAAACCGGACACCTGCAAGATGAGATGGGTTCAATGTTAAACTtgctttttttaataatcttctaagaatttcacAAACAAACTCATGTTGGTTATTCTAAGAATacgacgcaatcagtgaagtactagattgaaagtagtgagctggatttttgtatggtgagatgatcagttctccatttctgcaatggaatggtgcaaacagagtgggttatatgatttatttcctaatttaatgctgtttgagcaaaagtttgggtaactgtgttgttgaagttgcaagaaataaataatacaacaacacagttacccaaacttttgctcaaatagcatcaaattagtctagaaatcatataacctacgctgtttgtaccatttcattacagaaatggagaactgatcatctcaccatacaaaaatccagctcactactttcaatctagtacttcactgattgcttcctattcttccattttttttaggtatctttaaaaaaatgacaaagattcttcaagtaattcttTCTTGTTTcactggggcacgttcggtgtagtactagattagtagtaatgagctgaatttttgtatggtgagaaggtcaattctccgtttctgcaaagaaatggtgcaaaaagcgtgggtattataattccttgcttaatttgaagctgtttgagcaaaactttggataatgttgtttatgttgcaagaaatggagaaaacatcaaccttgttgcccaaagttttgctcaaacagcatcaaattaggcaaggaatcacaatacccacgctttttgcaccatttcattgcagaaacgaagaattggccttctcattatactaaaattcagctcattactacaaatctagtacttcacctataTGTCCTCTTGTAACCTTATAACCAGTAACCTCTGGGAAAATTTGTGGAGGCAAATTTGTGGATGGCATTCTAAAATTTTCATACTGAAGTCCCCTCGACTTGTACATGCGAACATGTAAAACATGCACAACTCTGTTAACActccaggaatctcttgaggattttttccagaaatccataagaaaaaatccttgaggttTCCTCtcacagaaaaaaagaagaagtagtTCCTTGTAGAATATCTGAAAAGTTTAATTTTTTAAGGTTGTAATACACAGTGTTTAGAAGATCACTTTAAGAAATTTGGAGAATTCATGGTGTAAGAATTCTATAATTgctcttgagaaattgctgggaAAATGCATCAACATTCTTCCTTCCAAGTTCGacatctggaagaaatccttacaGCAATAACCTATGGGAAATTTCCAAGAGGTCATTTAATATGGCATTTTCAAGTTTTTGACTCATATATATAattagctctgaaaaacgtttgactgaaCTTCAAATTATTAACAaaggaaaaagttatagcgatttcattgattttatgatttttaagtaaattggtctatttttaatatgcatcccattactttttcaatgaattgccgtctatgttgttattttctttcaaaacatatatgtattcaagacaatcagaggggaTTTAAATGAACatgagcatcttgaattttgaaacgatgttgaaattttggataatttagtgttttattagaaaaataatctaatcgttataattttcttccgtataaagaattttaagttatgccaaaagtttttcaaagttcattatataagacataaatggacaaaattttatttcattcggttcattgaatccggagatataacagctcaaagttggcaatcggataattataccttcttttagaatctttatgacttcgtgcagaatagttcgatctgttccaaattttgtccactgatacacaaatagttgatctacttacagtcaaaatttgagaatatttgatgcacttttcgaaaagttacagctatttgaaatttttttgagaagggaaaattttgcatgtcccgatcattttgtctatcctctgtatgcgtccaccggcagggAGCCCCCTCGATAAATTGATAGCATTAGTTTAAAATTCCTTCAATGctgctttcggaaatttctctgatgactctccagaaatttctttatttttattaGCGTTAGCgctagcgttagcgtagttacggtatacttcgtagattagatactaacaacattcatgtaccttttgctaatcttgctcggattgctttttggaacaaggccggggagtgaactttgctccaatcttatgcaagaataccaaaagcacaaatgtcattattcccggccacgcccatctttaccgtaacttgggataggggaaggaaatgttgatgtagcacttatataagaggcctccgactcagtgacactcccataagtactacggagtgggtggttgggagatgtattatgtaggtcaaggattcgcctgaaaagctggcgatggacccacggcattggttgtttacttggttaaaatttaatcttttgaaagccggcaatcaagagagatttttttctatttattgtttaaataattttgtttttgctCAGTGATAGGCCCaaacagaaccgatccctccaggatcatcggaacattacaataaatgtttgaaacgcgtgaaaaaaaaagttggcgatccgagaaaaaactcaatttacataaaaataaaacgcgaaaacaacaaaaaaaaaacatctcagtgtaaaaaaaaatacgtaaaacGAGTTGAGCGAATATAAAATCAAAAGTGTTTTGTTTCTATTTatagtttaaataattatgtttctgctcagtgcgaggcacaagcagaaccgaacCCTCCAGGGTGTTCAGAACTTTGCAATGTTTAAAGCGCGAGGAAAAAAAATGGCGACtaaagaaataataaaataaaagaaaaaaaaatcgcgttaaactacaacaaaaaacatctcaatttatctaaaaaaaaatagattaaaaaaTCGCGCAATAAACGAGTAAAAAAGTTGgcgattcgaaaaaaaaaccgattcttctaaaaaaacacacacacatctacacccgcgacattacgacactcggctcgaagaaaaacgacgcgaACAACGTGGTCTACCCGTCACCAAAAGATATGGCGATCAtgatccttcaaaaaaaaaaaaaaaaaagaaagatgtTTCGTCATTCCGACTGTAGGGCTgccgcttgtacatctgaaataaaaaatagtattaaatggtgataggctcacaacagttacatcgttttcggaaataaatctctctagacatagacaaaaattacttgaatcctcctgaaacaaatggtttattaatattaaaaaaaaactattaa contains the following coding sequences:
- the LOC109622582 gene encoding adenosine 5'-monophosphoramidase HINT3 — its product is MTSSPTRTVLERCIFCKIVTGQDPNASIVYQNERICIFKDIRPAAEQHLLAVPKYHLDDVRALTSAERPLLEEMRKELGNVLKDQFQIDPAEALFGFHVPPFTTVKHLHMHGMGPVGSMGFLSRMIFRPNSMWFNTDQAVFNRIPAVSQDETGSQ
- the LOC109408956 gene encoding uncharacterized protein LOC109408956; the encoded protein is MSDIKLDMPAEDDMATRVFWEILSPLGYIPQPVKEALRTTGFDNLLSLSAMRESDLDEITAQHKLPMGHRRLIRVLSERINQLGIDDLTAKLLRKLDRQATTIVKVSKPTPPNPTSSDSRDEPPLSRPVPSPETLVEMYRTKLQQNILSWLTTHGEVGTKEIELQDININVSMQEGKLQGSVICPFCRMEIKIYIRAPDADSSGAIANSNYIKHYNRMHRKVPLPPKSPAAGSWNSSFGTPPPGTMMSLEQHQQALAHLHAEQQAAAYAAVTAAASGGAGGSASGSIPNGGQIPNPAAVYELLFKQESNSWDD